From the Hyalangium ruber genome, the window CGCGAGGCGCTGTGGCGCGTGGCCGCGCGGAAGCCGAAGTCCCTGTCCGAACGTTAGAGGGGCGCGGACGGGATGGGCTCGGGCATACCGCGGGGCCGGGTGTAACCGAACCGCGTGCGGATGACCGCGCCGAAGGCCACCAGGGTGGCCAGCCCCATCACCACCGCGCCCACCACGGGGATGGCGCCCACCGCCAGCAACACGAACAGGCCGAGCGCGAGCACCGCCGCCTGCGTCTTGCGCCCGCGCAAGACTGGCACCCTCAGGCCAATCTCACTGGCCAGCACCGCCAGCCCCAGCGCCGCAGCCACCGGCGCCACCAGCCAGAGCGCCACCACCACCGGGATGCCCACGACCGTGATGGCCAGCACCGCCGTGATGGGGATCATCGCCAGCAGCCCCAGCAGCCCCGTGAGCCCGCTCTTGACCGGCTGACGCTGGATCTCCGCCGCCAGCTCCTTCATGCGCGCGGGGAAGAAGAGCTGCCCCAGGAAGCCCAGCCCGAAGAGCGCGGCGAACTGCAGCAGGAAGGCCGGAATGCCGCCTCCGCTGGACCGCTCCGTGTGCTCCTCGACGGTGGCTGCATTCTGGAGCTCCTTCTTGAGGCCGTCCTTCACCTCGCTGGCCACCAGTACGCCGATGTTCGCTCCTCCGAAGGACTCGGTGCTCCCCTCCACCCAGGTGCCATCCTCGCGGATGACCATGCCCCCGATGGCCGAGACATCCCCCTGGATGGCTGCCCCCTCGTGGAGGATGACGTTGCCGCCAAAGGCGTGCGCATCGCCCTCCACCACGCCGTAGATGTCCAGGTTGCCGCCGAAGGCCACCGCGTCCTCCTCCACGTGGCCCTTCACCAGCAGGTTGCCGCCGAAGACGACCGCATTGTCCACGGACTCGCCCTGCTTCACCTCCAGCGACTGACCGCGCGCCACCGCGTCCCGGTCGCCCTTGGCGCGGCGCTTGTGCACCTCCTGACGGACGCGCTCTTGAATCTCCCGGGTGTCGAGCTCATCGGCGGAGATGGAGGGCGGGGGCGGGGGCAGCGGAGGAGGAGGCAGCGCCGCCAGCTTCTCGGCCGCCGCCAGGGGCCGCAGCGTGAAGATGGAGCCGTCCTGGTCCAGCCGCAGCGAGTAGGTACGGGCCAGCGTGCGCAGGGCCTGCTCGGCGGTGACGTCCTGCAAGTGGACCTCGACGGCGGTGTCCAGCTCGCCCGTGGCCACCACGTTGAGGCCCCCTTCCTCGGCGATGTGCTTGAGCGCGTCCCGGAGCGTGCCCCGGAAGCTCACGTCCAGGGGCTTCGCGGGCGTCGCGGCGGTCGCCGGGGCCTCGGCCGCGGGGGGGAGGGGCGTCTCCTGGGCGAGGGCGACGGGCGCGCCGAGCAGGAGGGAGGGCAGCAGGAGGCGAGAGGCGAGCTTCATGAGGGCACCCGGCAGAGCAGGAGGGTTCTTGCCCTCGTCTACGGGGCCGGTGTGCCGCGATTGCCTGCCTGGAGATTTTCGCTCCGTCCGACGCTGCTTGGACGCCCTCCTGCTAGGGTTTCCCGCCATGCCGGCACCCACCACGGGCTTCTGGGGTACCAACACCTCGACGGTGGACTGGTGCGAGACGAACTACGAGCACCTGTACTCCGTCGCCGAGCTGTTCAACTCGGTCTCCAGCCTGGCCATGGTGCTGGCGGGCATCCTCGGCATCGCGCTCCACCGGAAGGTGCTGGAGCGGCGGTTCATGCTCGCCTTCGCCCTGGTGTCGGTGGTCGGCCTGGGCAGCATCGCCTTCCACGCGACGCTCCTGTTCCAGATGCAGATGATGGACGAGCTGCCGATGCTCTACCTCGCCATCGTGATGGTCTACATCCTGGTGGAGAACCGCCCCGAGCGACGGTTCGGCCCCTGGTTCCCGCTGGCGCTGCTGGGCTACGCGGTGCTCTCCACCTACCTGTCGGCGTTCACTCGGGGGCGCCTCCAGTTCTTCCTGTTCCAGGCGAGCTTCGCGTCGCTAGAGCTCTTCGCCCTGGCGCGCGTCTACCTCATCCACCACCGCAGCCAGGACGTGAAGGGCCGGCGCATCTTCCAGGCCGGCATGGCCGCCTACGCGCTCGCCCTCGCGGTGTGGCTGAGCGACATCCACTTCTGTTCCACGCTCAACCAGACGCTCCCCTCGCTGGGCATTCCCAATCCGCAGCTCCACGCGTGGTGGCACGTGCTGGTGTCCTGTGGGTTCTACGCGCTGCTGATGGTCATCGCCCACGACCGGATGAAGACGTTGGGCCAGGCGCCCCAGCTGCACTTCGCCGCCCGGGTGCTCCCGTTCGTGCGGGGCACAACGCCTCGATAGGGCGCACCTACACACCCGTGAACTTCGGGCCCGCGGCGCCCATGCGTGTCAACGCGCTCTTGATGTCACCCGAGACGATGAGCGTGCCCTCCCACCCCCAAGGGCGAAACACCTTGGCGTCCCCCACTCTCTCCTGGTCGATGCGCATATCGCGTACGTCCCGGTACCGACCGACCTTCTCAGGCACTCCATCTTCATGCGTCCAGAGTCGAATTCTGGATGCCTTCTCATCAATGCATCGGACACAGCGTGTCGCCACGAGGATGAGGTACTGATCCGGCTGGCCCTCGATGTCCACTGGGATGAGCTGGACATCCTGGGGAGCCAGTTCCGTGAAGAGGGACGCCACCTTGACGTGAACAACTGGAATCTTCAGTCCCGCCTCAGCGAAGTCGAGAGGCCTGCCCGCGTGCTCGACGCGTATCTTCAAGCGCCCCTCGATCCGCAGCGCCCGCCCCTCGGTAAACTGCCAGTCGTCTACCTCGCGTCCCTGCCCATCCGTAGGAGTCGCAAGATGCCAGCGGCGTGGGACATAAACGTCGTCGTACAGCTTGAAGAAGTGCTGGGGCATAGGAGCCTCTACCGGGACTTGCTCCGGGTGACGAGTCGGTTCAGCTCGGTGCCGGGTTCCGTGATCTCCCTGGCGAGGTCATCGAGTTCACGTGTCAGCACCCTCCGAGTTCTTCACCTCCGAGGAGCGCGACGGAATGCTGAGCTCGGACATGGAGAAGGGCCTCGGCCAGAGTTACGTCGCGCTCGACCGACTGCTCGCCACGTTGGGCTGAGGAAGCGGAGCCCGCCCAGGGAGACGAACGCTTTCACTCCCGGAGTCTCCGCACCCGCTCTCCGGGCAACATCCCTTCCGCTTGGCAAGAAGATCCTTCGAGGCGCCGCGCGCCGATGCCATCCTGATGTTGAATGTTCAACATCTCCGGATACACGCTTCGCGGCGCCATCAAGTCGACCGGAACGAATCTGCTGTTCCACGCGGTGCGAGACGCGGATGGCCTGCCCCTCATCCTGAAGACACCCATCGCCGCCTCCCCGGGCCCTCGGGAGCGAGAGCGCTACCGCCGCGAGTTCGGCCTCCTGCAACGGCTCCGAGACGTGCGCGGTGTCACCCGCGTCCATGCGTGCGAGCAGATCCACGACCGACCGGTGCTCCTCCTGGAGGAGGTGGCCGGCGAGTCGCTGGCTGACCTCACCGGCAAGCCGTTCGAGGTGGTGCGCGCCCTCGAGCTGACCCTCTCCGTGGCCGCGACGCTCGCGGAGCTCCACCGCCGCGGCGTCATCCACAAGGACATCAAGCCCTCCAACATCATCGTCACGCCCGCCGGAGAGCCGCGCCTCATCGACTTCGGCAGCGCCAGCCTCCAGCTCGTCGAGCACGTGGACGCCACCCAGGCCTCCCTCATCGAAGGCACGCTGGCCTACATGTCTCCGGAGCAGACCGGGCGCATGAACCGCGCGGTGGACTACCGCACGGACCTGTACTCCCTGGGGATTACGCTCTACGAGCTGCTCACGGGCAGCCGCCCCTTCCACGGGCGCGACGCGCTCGAGTGGTTCCATGCCCACATGGCCCAGGCGCCGCAGCCCCCGCACGAGCGGGTGAGGGAGCTGCCGCCCGTCCTGTCCGCCATCGTGCTCAAGCTGATGGCCAAGGTGGCCGAGGAGCGCTACCAGAGCGCCGAGGGACTCCAGGCGGACCTCGAGCGCTGCCTGGAGGGCCTGAGCCGAGGGGTGCGCGAGGACTTCACCCCGGGCCTGCATGACGTGCCCTCGCGCTTCCAGCTCCCTCAGCGGCTCTATGGTCGCGACGCCCACGCCAAGGCTCTGCTCCAGGGCTTCGAGCGCGTCGCCCAGGGCAGCCGGCCCGAGCTCATCCTGGTGCGCGGCTACTCCGGCATCGGCAAGTCCGCGGTGGTTCACGAGCTGCACAAGCCCGTGGTGCGCCAGCGCGGCTTCTTCCTCCAGGGCAAGTTCGAACCGTTCCAGCAGGACATCCCCTACTCCAC encodes:
- a CDS encoding ceramidase, with the protein product MPAPTTGFWGTNTSTVDWCETNYEHLYSVAELFNSVSSLAMVLAGILGIALHRKVLERRFMLAFALVSVVGLGSIAFHATLLFQMQMMDELPMLYLAIVMVYILVENRPERRFGPWFPLALLGYAVLSTYLSAFTRGRLQFFLFQASFASLELFALARVYLIHHRSQDVKGRRIFQAGMAAYALALAVWLSDIHFCSTLNQTLPSLGIPNPQLHAWWHVLVSCGFYALLMVIAHDRMKTLGQAPQLHFAARVLPFVRGTTPR
- a CDS encoding imm11 family protein, with the translated sequence MPQHFFKLYDDVYVPRRWHLATPTDGQGREVDDWQFTEGRALRIEGRLKIRVEHAGRPLDFAEAGLKIPVVHVKVASLFTELAPQDVQLIPVDIEGQPDQYLILVATRCVRCIDEKASRIRLWTHEDGVPEKVGRYRDVRDMRIDQERVGDAKVFRPWGWEGTLIVSGDIKSALTRMGAAGPKFTGV